The region AGAACCTGCTACGGTGCGCGTCATCGCAGTTCTGTATCGATCGATAAACAACTGAGAGGCAAGGACATCATCATGAAGCTGGAAGGCAAGGTCGCGCTGGTCACCGGAGCGTCGCGAGGCATCGGCCGTGTCATCGCGACGCGGCTCGCGCAGGAGGGCGCGCTGGTCGCCGTGCACTACGGCGCGCGCCGCGACGCGGCCGACGCCGTCGTCGCGGAGATCACGAAGGCCGGCGGGAGCGCGTTCGCCCTCGGCCAGCCGCTCGGCGTCGCGGGCGACGTCGACGGGCTCTTCGCCCAGCTCGACGCCGCGCTGGAGCAGCGGACCGGCACGAGCAAGTTGGACATCTTGGTCAACAACGCCGCGATCGCGCCGCACGTCGGGCTCGACGACACGACGCCCGAGACCTACGACGAGCTGTTCGCCGTCAACACCCGCGCGCCGTTCTTCATCACCCAGCAGGCCGCGCGGCGGATGACGAGCGGCGGCCGGATCATCACGATCGGCACCGGCGCGACGAAGACCGCGATGCCCAACATCCTCACCTACTCGATGACGAAGGCCGCGATCGACGTCATGACCATGTCCTTGGCCAGGGAGCTTGCGCCGCGCGGGATCACCGTCAACGTCGTCATGCCCGGGATCGTCGACACCGACATGAACGCCGGCTGGCTGCGCGACAACGACGAGGCCCGCGCCGGCGCCGCGGCGATGTCGCCCTTCGGCCGCCTCGGCGAGCCCGAGGACGTCGCGGGCGTCGTCGCCTTCACCGCCTCCGACGACGCGCGCTTCGTGACCGGCCAGCTGCTCGACGCAACCGGCGGCGCGACGCTCTAGGCGCCGTAGAAGCCTCTGCGTGGTGCGCTCGCGCGGCTCAAGCGCGCTTCAAGCGCGCCGCGCGGCTGGCCGCCTCGCGCGCCAGGCGGCGCGCGTCTTCGGCCCCGCTGATCGTGCGGCCGACGCCCTGGCCCTCGGCCGACCGGATCTGAACGGCGTTCCGCACACTGCGAGACCGGACCTCGGTTTCCCGCTTGGTGGTGTCCCGGTTCATCACGACTCCAATCTAGCTCGTCTGGTGGTCGATGTCATCTGGCCGGTCACAAGCGTTGGGGTGACATGAGCGCACCGAACAGGCCGGCGGTGGCCACTGAGCTGACGATCGCCGAGCCCAGCCAGACGACGTCCCCGCCGCTGCCCCCGACACCGGCCAGCGACGATGCAGCGGCGAGGCAGCAACCGAGCGACAGGACCGCGAGCGCTCGGACCCAGAAGAACATGTTGGTCAGCAGCCGATGCTCACCCGGCCGGACGACGGCCGCGGTGAGCAGCGTAGGACCGAGCAGTAGGACACCGGCGGTGATCTGGTTGTGTTGTGGATCGCTTGCGGTGTCGAGGACGGCGTACAGCAACCACAGCAACGTGGTGCACAAGGCGCTGGCGAACACCGCCGCGCGCAGGTTGCCCTGGGCGCGCATGCGCAGGTACAGGTAGGCCTTGGCCGTCAGATCTCGTGGAACCTGGGACACATAGAGGTGCGAGCGGCTGCTCTTCGGGAAGTCGAAGTCACCCCGCGCATCGGCGAGCGACGGCTCCGGGCCGTCGAACGTGAGCCACGCGGCGTCCAGCTGCATGTCCGTGGGAGCCATGACTTCGAGGTGGTAGCTGTCGGCCAGCTTCGCCTGCGGTGCCTCGATCGACAGGACCTTCCAGCGCCAGGCGAGGAAGTGGCGGGTGTCCTCACCGAACGGCTCTTCGTAGGAGAGCTTGAAGATCTGCCGCTTGCCAGGCGCGGGGTCGGCCACGGCGCAGACGACGAAGTCCGCGACGAGCGCTTCGCCGAGCTCGAGGAACCCTTGCCGGTTGACGAGCTCGCTCCACGCTGCTTGGTCCGGGTTGCGGCTGTCCTCAGCGTGCCTGCTCCACGCGGCGAACGCTGCGCGCGCATGAGGTTCCGGGCCTTCGGCGACGACATGAAGCGGCTCGCGCATCTCAACAGGCAGCCTCGTCTGGAGGATCGCCTCGGCCTGCGAGATCAGGACGTTCGTCGCCAGCGCGCCGTTGTCGCGACGTGACAACATCGGCACCGGCATGCCGTCGGCCGCGCGCAGATCGAACGCGCGAAGTCGCTCCTTCTTCAGGAAGGTCAGTGGCACGAAGCTGTCGTCGCCGACACACAGCCCCTCGGCGACGTCGATGTCGTCGATGGACCTCGGGACGGTGAGATCGATGCTCACCCGCCGTCGGACCGAGACGTCGTCCAAGATCTCCGCCTGTTCCACTCGTCGGTGAACCCAGGTCCGCATGTCGGCCAGCAGCGACGCGACGGTGGCGGCGGTGATGTACTCGCCATCGCTGAGCAGGGACTCCGACACGCGGCAACGGTATGGCGCGCGCCGGATGTCATGGAGACGGTCGCGGCTGCGATCGGTCGGCGCTAGGCGCCGTAGAAGCCCAGGGTGACGCGTGCCACGCGGCCGGAGCGCAGCGTGAACGTCGTCACCCGCCGCCCGGCGCGCGCGGTCCCCACGACGCAGGCCGACGCGCTGCAGCGCACCCCCGGCACGCCGCGCCGGACGGCGGCGGCCGACGACCCCACGCGGACGCCGGTCGCCGTCTTCTGGCGCCTGTCGGTCGTCGTCACGCGGAAGGCGGTCCCGTCCTCGGTGAGCGACAAGTACACCTTGGTCCTGCCGTAGTCCATGCGCCGGGCGTCGCCGATGACCCGCAGCGAGCGCGGCGCGCCCAGGACGTGCTGCACGCCCGCGCGGCTCATCAGCAGGTGCACGCCGGCCAGCTCGGTCTGGGGGACGATCACGACAGGCCGGCGACTTCGCGCGCCGTCGTGAACACGTCGTCCATCATCGCCTCGGTCAGTACGCCCGTGAACGTGTTCTGCTGCGACGGGTGGTAGGTCCCGAGCAGCGCCCAGCCCGGATCCTCGAGGTCGTCGTCGTACCAGAGCGCGCCGTGCCCGAACTTCGGCTTCGGCCGCGGCGGCGCGTGGCCCAACGCGATCCGCAGCCGCAGGGCCGCATCCCACGCGAACGCGCCAAGGCAGACGACAACGCGCACGGCGCTCACGTGCTCCAGCTCCGCCACCGTCCACGGCAGGCACGTGTCGCGCTCCAGCGGCGTCGGTTTGTTGGCCGGCGGCGCGCAGCGCACGCCCGCGGTGATCCACGCGTCGGTCAGCGCCAGCCCGTCGCCCAGCGCAACGGACGTTGGCTGGTTCGCGAACCCCGTCCGGTGCAGCGACGCGAACAGGAAGTCGCCGCTGCGATCGCCCGTGAAGATGCGCCCCGTCCGGTTCGCCCCGTGCGCGGCGGGCGCGAGCCCCAGGATCAGCACCCGCGCGCGCGGGTCCCCGAACCCCGGGATCGGGCGGCCCCAGTACACGTCGTCCTGGAACGACGCCCTCTTCTCGCGCGCGACCTGCTCGCGCCACTCGACCAGCCGCGGGCAGCGCCGGCACTGCGTGATGTCCGCCTCCAGCGCGGCGAGGCCCGGGTCGCTCATCCCTGCTGCAAGATGCCCAACATCAGCCGGTCGATCACGGGCTCCAGCTCCCGGATGTCCGCGGGCTTGCTGGTGCGCAGCTGGCGCGAGGCGAGCTCGACGATCGCGCCGACGCACGCGAACGCGTCGTCGCGCGAGGCGAAGCGCGGCGCGCCGTACTTCGGCGCGGTCACCTCGTTGTCGTGGTAGATCGCGTCGGCGAACGCCTCCAGGATCGCGTCGCGCCGCTCGGTCGCGCGCGGGCCCGCGCCGATGATCTCGACCAGCAGCGTCTGCGCCGCGTCCGGCCAGTCGGCGAGCGTGCGCAGGAACGCGCGCGTGCCCGCGGCGAGGTGCTCCGGGTAGTTGTCGAACGTCTCGTCAGCGGCGAGCGCCATCTGGCGCATGCACTCGGTGGCGGCCTCGTCGAACAGCGCGAGGATCGCCTCCTCCTTGTTCGCGAAGTGCTCGTAGAACGTCGCCTTCGACATCCCGGCCTCGCGCGAGATCGCCTCGGCGGTCGCATCGGCGAAGCCGCGCTTGGCGAAGACCGTGGCCGCGGCCTCGAACAGGCGGCGGCGCTGGACGGTCAGGCGGACCTCCAGCGGCGGGGCGTGGCGACCGCGGGGAACGACGGTGGGGACGGTGCGTGGGGCGTCGGAGTCGGCCATTGCGTCGCTAGATCCTAGGCGGCAGGCCAGGAGGTAGGCTCCAGCACGATGGCCGCGACCACCCGAATTGCCGCGCTGCTGTGCGCGAGCGCCCTGACGCTGAGCGCCTGCGGCAGCACCGACAAGGACTCCGCCTCGGACTTCAAGGGCGACCAGAAGGCGGTGGCCCAAGCCGTCGAGGACCTGCAGTCGGCGTCCAGGAAGGGCGACGAGACCAAGATCTGCACCGACCTCCTGGCGCCCGCGCTGCTGACGAAGATCAAGGCCGCCCAGAAGGGCGGCTGCGAGCCGGCGCTGAAGACCGCGCTCAGGGACGTCGACAGCTACGAGCTGACCGTCAAGAAGGTCGCGATCGACGGCACCAACGCCACCGCGACGGTCACGTCCGACGTCGGCAAGAACGACGACCGGACCGACACGCTGACGCTCGTCAAGGTCGGCAACGCCTGGAAGATCTCCGAGCTCGGCTCGGCGTCCTAGCGGCGGGCGGCCCGCCAGAAGACCGCGCTTGCTGCCATTTGGGCAAGCCGGGTAGCCTCGGAAGCATGCCGCTCGACCTCCCCCTCAGCGCGTTGCGGAACCACACGAAGGACCGGATCCTGGACGTGGATGCGTTCGTCGACCAGGTGCTGGACCCGGGTGCGACGCCGGACACGAAGCCGGCGCCGCGGGATCCCGCCGCAGAGGGCGAGGGCGGGGCTCAGCCCAGCGAGCGGCCGTAGTGGCGCTCGTAGTACTCGCGGAACTCGCCTGAGCGGATCGGCTCCCACCACCAGGCGTTGTCGCGGTACCACGCGACGGTCTTCTCCAGGCCCTGCTCGAAGCGCACCTGCGCCGACCAGCCCAGCGCGCGGGACTTCTCGGAGCCCAGCGAGTAGCGGCGGTCGTGGCCGGGGCGGTCGGTGACGTACTCGATCAAGGACTCGTCCTTGCCCGTGTGCTGCAGGATGCCCTTGACCACCTCGATGTTGGTGGACTCGTCCGGGCCGCCGACGTTGTAGACCTCGCCCGGTGCGCCGTGGGTCAGGATGTGCGAGATCCCGCGGCCGAAGTCCTCCACGTAGAGCCAGTTGCGCACGTTGAGCCCGTCGCCGTAGACCGGCAGCCTGTCGTCGTGCAGCGCGTTGAGCACCATCAACGGGATCAGCTTCTCGGGGTACTGGTAGGGCCCGTAGTTGTTGGAGCCGCGGGCGATCACGGTCTCCAGCCCGTAGGTGTGGAAGTAGGACTGCACGAGCAGGTCGCCGCCGGCCTTCGACGCGCTGTACGGCGACGACGGGACGATCGGCGACTCCTCCGTGAACGAGCCGACCTCGATCGACCCGTACACCTCGTCGGTCGAGATCTGCACGTAGCGCCTGACGCCGCGCTCGCGCGCCGCTTCGAGCAGGACGAGCGAACCCCGGACGTTGGTCTCGACGAACGCGTCGGGGCCGGAGATCGACCGGTCGACGTGCGTCTCGGCCGCGAAGTTGACGATCGCGTCGACGCCGTCGCCGATCGCCTCGGCGACCTTCTCGGGGTCCTGGATCGCGCCGTGCACGAGCGTGACCGCGTCGCCGAGGTCCTGCAGGTTCTCCGGGCGCCCGGCGTAGGTCAGGGCGTCGAGGACGACAACTTGGTCGTCGAAGTCGTTGACGCGCTGGCGGACGAAGTTCGAGCCGATGAACCCGGCCCCACCGCAGACGAGCAGCTTCACGATGCGTTT is a window of Conexibacter woesei Iso977N DNA encoding:
- a CDS encoding SDR family oxidoreductase, which gives rise to MKLEGKVALVTGASRGIGRVIATRLAQEGALVAVHYGARRDAADAVVAEITKAGGSAFALGQPLGVAGDVDGLFAQLDAALEQRTGTSKLDILVNNAAIAPHVGLDDTTPETYDELFAVNTRAPFFITQQAARRMTSGGRIITIGTGATKTAMPNILTYSMTKAAIDVMTMSLARELAPRGITVNVVMPGIVDTDMNAGWLRDNDEARAGAAAMSPFGRLGEPEDVAGVVAFTASDDARFVTGQLLDATGGATL
- the rfbB gene encoding dTDP-glucose 4,6-dehydratase, yielding MKLLVCGGAGFIGSNFVRQRVNDFDDQVVVLDALTYAGRPENLQDLGDAVTLVHGAIQDPEKVAEAIGDGVDAIVNFAAETHVDRSISGPDAFVETNVRGSLVLLEAARERGVRRYVQISTDEVYGSIEVGSFTEESPIVPSSPYSASKAGGDLLVQSYFHTYGLETVIARGSNNYGPYQYPEKLIPLMVLNALHDDRLPVYGDGLNVRNWLYVEDFGRGISHILTHGAPGEVYNVGGPDESTNIEVVKGILQHTGKDESLIEYVTDRPGHDRRYSLGSEKSRALGWSAQVRFEQGLEKTVAWYRDNAWWWEPIRSGEFREYYERHYGRSLG
- a CDS encoding TetR/AcrR family transcriptional regulator, coding for MADSDAPRTVPTVVPRGRHAPPLEVRLTVQRRRLFEAAATVFAKRGFADATAEAISREAGMSKATFYEHFANKEEAILALFDEAATECMRQMALAADETFDNYPEHLAAGTRAFLRTLADWPDAAQTLLVEIIGAGPRATERRDAILEAFADAIYHDNEVTAPKYGAPRFASRDDAFACVGAIVELASRQLRTSKPADIRELEPVIDRLMLGILQQG
- a CDS encoding uracil-DNA glycosylase yields the protein MSDPGLAALEADITQCRRCPRLVEWREQVAREKRASFQDDVYWGRPIPGFGDPRARVLILGLAPAAHGANRTGRIFTGDRSGDFLFASLHRTGFANQPTSVALGDGLALTDAWITAGVRCAPPANKPTPLERDTCLPWTVAELEHVSAVRVVVCLGAFAWDAALRLRIALGHAPPRPKPKFGHGALWYDDDLEDPGWALLGTYHPSQQNTFTGVLTEAMMDDVFTTAREVAGLS
- a CDS encoding DUF4878 domain-containing protein; the encoded protein is MAATTRIAALLCASALTLSACGSTDKDSASDFKGDQKAVAQAVEDLQSASRKGDETKICTDLLAPALLTKIKAAQKGGCEPALKTALRDVDSYELTVKKVAIDGTNATATVTSDVGKNDDRTDTLTLVKVGNAWKISELGSAS